Proteins from one Balaenoptera musculus isolate JJ_BM4_2016_0621 chromosome 7, mBalMus1.pri.v3, whole genome shotgun sequence genomic window:
- the MAIP1 gene encoding m-AAA protease-interacting protein 1, mitochondrial isoform X3 produces MALAVSLLPRLLLSRPLPGSAARLWTPGSADVWPPLAGLCCFCRRRLGSGAAPFPRVSWASAALALPARAPQRPLLSPLGLRTTLPAFPFCPRRTYSTEEQPQQRQKTKMIILGFSNPISWIRTRIYSFLIWAYFDQEFSIAEFMEGAKQAFAHVSKLLSQSKFDLLEELVAKETLRVLKEKVTSLPDNHKNALAADIDEIVYTSTGDISIYYDEKDFRGSLHKE; encoded by the exons ATGGCGCTGGCCGTCAGTCTTTTACCCCGCTTGCTGCTTTCTCGGCCTCTGCCGGGCTCGGCCGCCCGACTCTGGACTCCCGGTTCGGCCGACGTGTGGCCGCCATTGGCTGGACTTTGCTGCTTCTGCCGCCGCCGCCTCGGCTCGGGAGCGGCCCCATTTCCTCGAGTCTCTTGGGCCTCCGCGGCCTTGGCGCTGCCTGCTCGGGCTCCTCAGCGTCCCCTGCTCAGCCCTCTGGGACTCCGCACAACCCTTCCCGCTTTCCCTTTCTGCCCTCGGCGAACCTACAGCACCGAGGAGCAGCCCCAGCAGCGCCAGAAAACCAAGATGATCATCCTGGGGTTCTCCAACCCCATCAGCTGGATTCGGACTCGAATTTACTCCTTCCTTATCTGGGCCTATTTCGACCAAGAGTTCAGCATCGCAGAATTCATGGAGGGAGCGAAgcag gcttttgctCATGTGTCCAAGTTGCTGTCACAGAGTAAGTTTGATCTACTGGAAGAACTTGTGGCCAAAGAG ACACTACGTGTATTGAAAGAAAAGGTTACTTCACTACCTGACAACCATAAAAATGCCCTTGCTGCTGACATAGATGAAATTGTATATACATCAACAGGAGACATCTCCATTTACTACGATGAGAAAG ATTTCAGAGGGAGTTTACACAAGGAGTAA
- the MAIP1 gene encoding m-AAA protease-interacting protein 1, mitochondrial isoform X2 encodes MALAVSLLPRLLLSRPLPGSAARLWTPGSADVWPPLAGLCCFCRRRLGSGAAPFPRVSWASAALALPARAPQRPLLSPLGLRTTLPAFPFCPRRTYSTEEQPQQRQKTKMIILGFSNPISWIRTRIYSFLIWAYFDQEFSIAEFMEGAKQAFAHVSKLLSQSKFDLLEELVAKETLRVLKEKVTSLPDNHKNALAADIDEIVYTSTGDISIYYDEKGRKFVNILMCFWYLTSANIPSETITGASVFQVKLGDQNVETKQLLSASYESWAAHKHCYFQDRS; translated from the exons ATGGCGCTGGCCGTCAGTCTTTTACCCCGCTTGCTGCTTTCTCGGCCTCTGCCGGGCTCGGCCGCCCGACTCTGGACTCCCGGTTCGGCCGACGTGTGGCCGCCATTGGCTGGACTTTGCTGCTTCTGCCGCCGCCGCCTCGGCTCGGGAGCGGCCCCATTTCCTCGAGTCTCTTGGGCCTCCGCGGCCTTGGCGCTGCCTGCTCGGGCTCCTCAGCGTCCCCTGCTCAGCCCTCTGGGACTCCGCACAACCCTTCCCGCTTTCCCTTTCTGCCCTCGGCGAACCTACAGCACCGAGGAGCAGCCCCAGCAGCGCCAGAAAACCAAGATGATCATCCTGGGGTTCTCCAACCCCATCAGCTGGATTCGGACTCGAATTTACTCCTTCCTTATCTGGGCCTATTTCGACCAAGAGTTCAGCATCGCAGAATTCATGGAGGGAGCGAAgcag gcttttgctCATGTGTCCAAGTTGCTGTCACAGAGTAAGTTTGATCTACTGGAAGAACTTGTGGCCAAAGAG ACACTACGTGTATTGAAAGAAAAGGTTACTTCACTACCTGACAACCATAAAAATGCCCTTGCTGCTGACATAGATGAAATTGTATATACATCAACAGGAGACATCTCCATTTACTACGATGAGAAAG GAAGGAAGTTTGTTAACATCCTGATGTGCTTTTGGTATCTAACCAGTGCCAACATCCCCAGTGAAACTATAACTGGAGCCAGTGTGTTCCAGGTTAAGTTGGGGGATCAGAACGTGGAAACTAAACAACTTCTTAGTGCGAGCTATGA ATCATGGGCAGCTCATAAACACTGCTATTTTCAAGATCGGTCTTAG
- the MAIP1 gene encoding m-AAA protease-interacting protein 1, mitochondrial isoform X1, with product MALAVSLLPRLLLSRPLPGSAARLWTPGSADVWPPLAGLCCFCRRRLGSGAAPFPRVSWASAALALPARAPQRPLLSPLGLRTTLPAFPFCPRRTYSTEEQPQQRQKTKMIILGFSNPISWIRTRIYSFLIWAYFDQEFSIAEFMEGAKQAFAHVSKLLSQSKFDLLEELVAKETLRVLKEKVTSLPDNHKNALAADIDEIVYTSTGDISIYYDEKGRKFVNILMCFWYLTSANIPSETITGASVFQVKLGDQNVETKQLLSASYEFQREFTQGVKPDWTIARIEHPKLLE from the exons ATGGCGCTGGCCGTCAGTCTTTTACCCCGCTTGCTGCTTTCTCGGCCTCTGCCGGGCTCGGCCGCCCGACTCTGGACTCCCGGTTCGGCCGACGTGTGGCCGCCATTGGCTGGACTTTGCTGCTTCTGCCGCCGCCGCCTCGGCTCGGGAGCGGCCCCATTTCCTCGAGTCTCTTGGGCCTCCGCGGCCTTGGCGCTGCCTGCTCGGGCTCCTCAGCGTCCCCTGCTCAGCCCTCTGGGACTCCGCACAACCCTTCCCGCTTTCCCTTTCTGCCCTCGGCGAACCTACAGCACCGAGGAGCAGCCCCAGCAGCGCCAGAAAACCAAGATGATCATCCTGGGGTTCTCCAACCCCATCAGCTGGATTCGGACTCGAATTTACTCCTTCCTTATCTGGGCCTATTTCGACCAAGAGTTCAGCATCGCAGAATTCATGGAGGGAGCGAAgcag gcttttgctCATGTGTCCAAGTTGCTGTCACAGAGTAAGTTTGATCTACTGGAAGAACTTGTGGCCAAAGAG ACACTACGTGTATTGAAAGAAAAGGTTACTTCACTACCTGACAACCATAAAAATGCCCTTGCTGCTGACATAGATGAAATTGTATATACATCAACAGGAGACATCTCCATTTACTACGATGAGAAAG GAAGGAAGTTTGTTAACATCCTGATGTGCTTTTGGTATCTAACCAGTGCCAACATCCCCAGTGAAACTATAACTGGAGCCAGTGTGTTCCAGGTTAAGTTGGGGGATCAGAACGTGGAAACTAAACAACTTCTTAGTGCGAGCTATGA ATTTCAGAGGGAGTTTACACAAGGAGTAAAACCTGACTGGACCATTGCACGGATTGAACACCCAAAGTTATTAGAATAA